TTGGACACATTGAGGCTCTTGATCGGGCCCGGAAGATCGAGCCGCGCGACGGCGTCGCAGCGTTCGCGCGTGAGGCGCCGCAATCCCTTGCCCTCGGCGCCGAGCGCGAGCACCAGCGGCTTGGACAGCGTTAGGGTCGAGAGCGACTCGGCGCCGTCCGAATCGAGCCCGACGCGGGCATAGCCGCGCTCGGCGAGGTCGTCGAGCGCGCGCGCCAGATTGACGACGGAGACGATCGTCACGAACTCCAGCGCGCCCGAGGCCGCTTTGGCGAGGACGCCGGAAAATTCCGGACTGTGCCGCTCCGTGACGATCACCGCGTCGACGTTATAGGCGCAGGCCGTGCGCAGGATCGCGCCGACATTATGCGGATCGGTGATCTGGTCGAGCGCCAGCACCACGCCGCTGACGTTGACGATGTCGGAAATATCCGCTTCCGGCAGCGGGCGCGCTTCGAGCAGCAAGCCCTGATGCACGGCATCTGCGCCGAGCCGCCGCTCGAGATCGCGCGAATCGACGAGGCGCGGCTCGAGTCCCGCCGCCTGCGCAAGCTCGTTGATGCGCGGGAGCGCGGTGTCGGTCGCGTAAAGCGTCAGCAGCTTGCGCTTGCGCGCCGTCAGCGCGGCGCGCACGGCGTGAGCGCCGTACAGCGTGACGAGGTCGGGCGAGGCGGCGCGGAATGGGCTGCGCGTCTCGGACCGTGCGACCGTCGTGCGGCGGCCCCGCTCATGCCCGCTGCGGTCCTTTGGCGGGGGCCGACGGGTCATCTCAGCACGGCCGTCTTGACCCACCATCCCGGATGCTGGGCGCGAATGACGCTGGCGGCGCGCACAGCCTCGCGCCGGGCCGAAAACAGCGCGAAGCATGTCGCGCCCGAGCCGGACATCCGCGCCAGCCTGCAGCCCCGAGCGCCGCGCAACATGGCGAGCGCGTCGACGATCACGGGCGCCTGCAGACAGGCGGCGTCTTCGAGGTCGTTGCGCCCCTTCGCCAGCGCCGCAAGGAGTTCGTCCGCGCCTGGTCGCGCCGCGATGTCGGCATGCGCGGCGCCTTCCCGCAACGCGCCGGGTCGCAGTCCCAGCGCCGCGAAGACCGGTCCGGTTGCGACCGGCGCCCCGGGGTTGATCAGCACGGCCGGCAGGAGCGGCAGGCGAATCGGTTCGCCGAGCGTTTCGCCGGCGCCGCGCATCATCCGCGCCCGCGGGTCGAGGCAGACCGGCACGTCCGAGCCAATGGCGCGCGCGACCGCGAGGATTCGCGGGTCGTCCGGCGCGAGATGATTCGCCTTGGCCAAAAGCCGCAGCGCCGCGGCGGCGTCCGACGAGCCGCCGCCAATGCCCGCCGCGACAGGCAGGCGCTTTTCAAGTCGAAATCGGCCGAGCCGCAGCCCCTTTATCTCTTCGGCGAGCCGCCGTGCGGCGCGCAGCACGAGATTGTCGTCGCCGGCGCCGGCGGCCGAGGAGGTGGGGCCCGAAATTTCGAGGGACAGCGCGTCGTCCGGCGTGAAGGACAATGTGTCCCCCGCGCCGGAAAAGGCCACGAGGCTTTCGAGCGCGTGGTAGCCGTCTTCCCGACGGCCGAGAACATGAAGCGTAAGATTGATCTTCGCGGGGGCGCGCGTCGTCAGCATCTGACCCCGGTCTCCGCAAGTGGGGGATTCGCGGAGCGTTGAATTGGAGCGGGCGAAGGGATTCGAACCCTCGACCCCAACCTTGGCAAGGTTGTGCTCTACCCCTGAGCTACACCCGCATCCGTCGCGCCGGCAAAGCAAGTCGCGCAGCCGTCGCGGGCGTCGTTATGCCGGAAACAAATTTGCTTTGCAACTGGCGCGACGCGCCTGCGTCGACGCTCCGGAAGGGACGGCTCCCGGAGCGTCGCGACGTCACTGGATCATGCGCGCCGTGTTGCCGGTTTCCACCGTGATATTCGCGCTGTCAGGCGAGATCCAATGCGGAACCCAGGTAAGAGCGACGATGACGAAAGCGGTGAAGCCTATCAGATACACGAGGATCTTGCCGACTTCGCCGTCGTGAACATTAACCGCCATTTGCCTCTCCCATTCTATGTTGTTCGGCTTTCGCCGGAAGGACAGGGACGGCGGCGGATGATGCAGCGATGAAAACCGCCGCCGTCCACCAGGACAGCTACAGGGGGACTGCCATGGCTGGGCGTAGTCTGCGAAAACGGTCCGCGGAAACAAGGACCACAGACAGTATTTCCGTTGGTCAAATACTTGGTATCATGAAACTTATACTTGCTGGATCCAGGCGTCGCGCGAGACGCTGGAAGCCCTGCCGTTCGGCTTACCCGCGTGCTATCGACTTTTCAGCCATCGCCATTCGTTCAAGCCGAAGGGGCCGCCATGTCCGAAGCTCTGAGCTATGAAGAGATCGTCGATCTGCTCGCGCTCGAGCCCAATGCGACGTGCGGCTTTGTCCGCATCACCTATACGAGCAAGCTGTCCTTGGGCGCGGACGCCTTGCCGGCGCCCTTCGCGCGCAGCGGGCCAGTGGGTTCAGCGCTCTATTTTTTGGTGACGCCGCACGCGCCGGTTCGGCTGCACCGGATTCGCAACGATCAGCTCTATCATTATTACCTCGGCGATCCGCTGGAGCTGTTCATGCTCCATGGCGACGGCTCAACCGAGCGCGTGGTGGTCGGACCGGATCTGCGCGCCGGCCAGAGGGTTCAGCTGCTAATTCCCGGCGACACTTTTCACACGGCGCGGCTTCTGGGCGGCGGACGCTGGTTTTTGGGCGCGAGCACCGAATGGCCAGGCGTCACGCCGCAGGACGTTGAGATCGGCGATCTCGATCTACTGGCGTCGAAATATCCTGGCGTAGCGGCCGAGATCCGCTCAATCGCGGCTTCGGTCAAAAGCGTTCCGATACCGGCAGGCCAGCCGCGCTAGGAGCTACTTGCATTCCTGCACGGCGCGCGCGAGCGCGTCCGACATTCCCTTGAGGGAATAGCTGTCGGTGGTGCTCGTCCCTTTAGACGAAGCGGCCTTCACGATGAGCTTGGCGCCGCCGCGCAGCGCGCCGACAAATTCTTTCTCCCGCGACTGATCCTTCACCCAGGCGTTCGTTCCCTTGGTGATCAGTTCGTAGCTGTCGCCGTCGATATCGGCGACGGCGGCGGATCCGTCTTTCGTCGCATAACCCAGATTGATCGCGACCTCATTGTGGATATTTTCCGCCGGCCGCGTCGAGATAAAGATGTAGGCGGTCGCGTCTTTGAGCTTCGCTTTCGGCGTCCGCTCCTTGGGCTGCCCGAGCGCATAGCAGGTTCGGTTGCGCCCGCTTTGGGCGGCGTAGGCGCCCCATTCTCCGAAGTTTCCGAGCTGTTCCGGCTTGTCCGAGCCTTTGTCCGCCGGCTTCTCGGCCTTCTCGGCTTTCTCGTTCTTGGCCGGCTTTCGCTTGTTGGCTTTGCCGCTTGCATCCTCGGCCGGAGCGTCTTCCGCGCCCGGCTTGGGCTTCGCTTCGGCAGCGTCAAAAGCGAAAGCGATCGCCAGTCCGATGGCGGCGACAGCGAGGAGAAGACGGGAGCGCGTGCGAGAATCTCTAAGCATAGGCTCAGATTTTACCGAGGACAGGGGGCGCGAACAAGAGCTTCAGCGCATTCTCGCTACGCCGCCGACCGGAGCCTAACCCTCTTTTCGAGCCGCCATCAGATAATTGACGTCCGTATCGTGACTTTTTCGCCAGCTCCTGGTCAGCGGCTGGAAGCTCATCCCGACACGATCAATCTCCCGCATGCCGCCCTGACGCACCCATGAGGAGAGTTCGTCCGGGCGGATGAATTTGTCATGGTTATGGGTGCCTTTCGGCACCCAGCCGAGCACATATTCGGCGGCGACGATGGCCAGCAGATAGCTTTTCGTCGTCCGGTCGATCGTCGCCAGAAAGAGGAGCCCGCCGGGCTTCAGCAGCCGCCCCAGCATGGCCACGAATTCCCGCGGCCCTTCCACATGCTCAATGACTTCGAGCGCCGCCACCGCGTCGAACTGCTCGCCGGCCGCGGCGAGGTCTTCGGCGGTGATATTGCGATAATCGATGTCCAGCCCGGACGTTTCGGCGTGCCGTTTCGCGATGGCGATGTTGTTGGTCGCGGGGTCGACCCCGGTCACCTGAGCGCCGAGCTGAGCCAGCGACTCGCTCAATATGCCGCCGCCGCAGCCGATATCCGCGATGCGCACGCCCTCCAGCGGTCGGTCGCCGGGCGCGTTCAATGCGCCGGCGTCATGTCGGATGAGCCGGCGCACGTGATCGCGGATATAGGCGACTCGGATGGGATTGATCTCGTGGAGAATCCCCATCTTGCCATTCTTGTCCCACCAGAGCTCGGCCAGGCGGTTGAAACGCGCGACGTCTTCGGGGTCGACGCTGGCGGAGTGGGGAGCGGACTGTTGGGGCAATAGAAACCTCGCGAAGATGCGGAGAAATATGTGCAAGCTCCTCATCCTGAGGAGCGCGCGAAGCCCGCGCCTCGAAGGACGAAAGCTTGCGCATGATTCCCTTGGCGGAGCGCTGCCGTTGACAGGTCCGCCGACGCGGACACATATAGCGCCGCTTCCCGCGAGACGCGAGCGCCTCGCCCATTTTCGGTCTCCATGTCACGCCTGGTTATGAAATTCGGCGGCACCTCGGTCGCCACTGTCGAACGCATCCACAATGTCGCGCGCCATGTGAAGCGCGAGGTGGATGCTGGGCGTGAGGTTGCTGTGGTGGTCTCGGCGATGGCCGGCAAGACCAATGAGCTTGTCGCCTGGTGCAAGGAGGCGGCGCCGCTTTGCGATCAGCGCGAATATGACGCCGTCGTCGCCTCGGGAGAACAGGTGACGGCCGGGCTTCTGGCGATGGCGCTGCAGAAGGCGGGGGTGCCCGCCCGCTCCTGGCTCGGCTGGCAGGCGCCGATCTACACCAACTGCACGCATGGCGCGGCGCGGATCGAATCGATCGACGGCTCGGGCATCATCGAGGGCCTCAACCGCGGTGAAGTCGCCGTCATAGCCGGCTTTCAGGGCGTGCACCGAGAAACCGGGCGGATCACGACGCTCGGACGTGGCGGCTCGGACACAAGCGCCGTCGCCATCGCGGCGGCGATCAAGGCCAGCCGCTGCGACATCTATACGGACGTGGACGGCGTTTACACCACCGATCCGCGCGTCGTGCCGAAGGCGCGGCGCATGGACAAGATCGCTTTTGAAGAGATGCTGGAAATGGCTTCGCTTGGCGCGAAGGTCCTGCAGGTGCGTTCGGTCGAGGTCGCCATGGTGCACGGCGTGCCGACCTATGTGCGCTCGTCCTTCGACGATCCGGAAAATCCGGGGCAGGGGACGTTAATCTGCAACGAGGAGGACATTGTGGAAGCGCAAGTCGTCACAGGCATCGCGTTCTCGCGCGACGAAGCGCAGATCACGCTTCGCGGCGTCGCCGACAAGCCGGGCGTCGCGGCAGCGGTGTTCATGCCCTTGGCTGAGGCCGGAATCAACGTCGACATGATTGTGCAGGTCGTCTCCGAGGAGGGCATGACCGACATGACCTTCACCGTAGGAACCGCTGATTACGAGCGCGCCTTTGCGATCATCGAGAAGGTCAAGGATGCGATCGGCTTCGCGAGCATAACGGGCGAAAAAGACGTCGCGAAGATTTCCGCGATCGGCATTGGCATGCGCAGCCACGCCGGCGTGGCCGCTGAGGCGTTTCGCGCCCTGTCGCAGAAGGGCGTCAATATTCGCGCCATCACCACGTCCGAGATCAAGTTTTCGGTATTGATCGACGAGGCCTACACCGAACTCGCCGTTCGCACGCTGCACTCGCTCTACGGCCTCGACGCCGCTTAGGCGAGCAGTATCGCTACGCTTGAAAGCGAGCGTTGCCGCGACATCTACCGCTGCCACAATGGTTCGCGTGGAGGATGTCCAATGGAAGTTCTTACCAAGAGCGTCGTCGCCGAGACGAAGCTCGATCCGACGGTCGCCAAAGCGGCTCTCGGCCTTGTGCTCGGTTTTCTTCGCGACAAGGATACGACGGGCAATATGCAGGTAATGATCGCCAAGATGCCGCGCGCTCAAGAGGCGATTGATACAGCTCAGTACACCGGTGACGGCGGGGTCACGCAGGTCATCGAAGGCATGACAAGCTTTATTGGCCACGGCCGCGCAGATCTGAATATTCTCGCTGGTCAGCTCGAAAAGCTCGGGATCAGTGAAGCGCAGACCGATGCCTTGGTTCGCCAAGTGGTCAATCGCGCTGAAAATATTCTTGGGGCCGAGGGCGCCGAGAAGATCAAGAGCATTCTGCCCGCGTTGCGTGAGCGCAGCGACTTGCCGACGGATCTACGCCACTCGGCATAACAATTTGACTGACGCGCGCGCCGCGCGCGTCAGCCATCTGGCGGCGTTTAGCGCAATTAGAGCGCTTGATTTTCCTCCCTGTCGCGGCGACAGTCTGGCGGTTTTCGGTTTGCGAAGGGGAGGCCTGCAATGGATGAACTGGTGGCGCGCGTCTCGGCGGCTCTTGGCGTTGACGCAGAGGTCGCCAGGACGGCGGTGGGTCTTGTTCTGGGATTCCTTCAAAAGGAATCGCGTGACGGCGCCGTATCGGAGCTACTCGATAAGCTTCCCGGCGCCCCTGAGGCGATCCAGTCCGCTGAATCCGTAGGCGGCGGGGGCGGGCTTGGAGGTTTGATGGGCGGCATGGGCGGGCTGATGGGTCTTGCCGCCAAGCTGAATGGCGCAGGCGTCGATATGAGCCAGATTCCAAAACTGGGCCATGAGATTTTCGGCTACGCCGAAGAGCAAGTCGGGCCGGAAAAGCTGCGGGAGATCGTCGATTCGATCCCCGGCATCGCGCAGTTCGTTTGATCCCTATCGTCTAAGGCTTGCGATCGTCACCCCGCTCGCGCGCAGCGCCCCGAGAAGGACGCCGGCGTAGACGAGCGCGCCGACGAGCGCGAGCGCGGTGAGCGCGACGAGATTGGCGAGAGCGCCGAAATGCGCGCCGAGCGCCAAGGCGGATGAACGCCCGAAAATGGCGACAGCGGCGAGAAAGGCGCAGGCGACAAATGTCGCGCCGAGCGTCTTGACGAAAACGGCGTCGAATCGCATTCCTTCCTGGGCGAGCGCGAGTCCGACGAGCGCGGCGAGGTTGATCCACAATCCGACGGATGTCGCCGTCGCCAGCCCAACCGCCCCGAGCGGGCGAAACAGCACGATCTTCAACGCGACATTTGCGGCGAGCGCCGCCAGCGCGATGAGCATCGGCGTTCTTGTGTCGCCGCGCGCCTGAAAACTCGCGCGCGCCGAAGCGATCAGCACGAGCGCCATCAGACCGGCGCCATAGGCGGCGAGCACGTCCCCGGCGGCGTAGGCGTCGGCCGCTGAGAATTTGCCGCGCTGGAAGAGCCCGGCGACGATCAGTTCGGGAATCGTGTCGAAGGCGATAAAAAATGGCGCCGCCAGCGCGACGGTGAGCGCCATGGTTCGGCTCTGCGCGTGATGCGCGCCCGCCTCATCGCCCGCCGCGAGCCGGCGGCTCATTTCGGGCAGCAGCACCGTGCCGGCGGCGATGCCGATGACTCCGACGGGAAGCTGATACAGCCGCTCCGCATAAGAAATCGACGAGACGCCTCCATCGGGAAGCATCGATGAGAGAATTGTGTCGGCGAGCACGGCGATCTGCGGACTGGCCGAACCGATGATCGCCGGCCCCAGGCGAATGAAGAAATCCCGCACGCGCGCCCAATGCGGCTTGCGTAACCGCTGCAGGACGCCGATACGCCGCGCCTGCCACATCAACAGCCCGAGCTCCAGAACGCCTGAGATGGTGATGCCCCAACTCGCCGCATAGCCGGCGTTTGGAAAAAGGAAGGCGACGGCGAGCGCCGCCATCACGGAGAAATTCATCAGGTTGGGCGCGAATGCGGGAAGCGCGAAGCGGCCGCGCGCGTTCAGGGCGCCCATGTGCAAGACGAAGAGCGTGATGAAAAGCAGATAGGGGAAGGTGATGCGCGTCAGATTGACGGCCAGCTCGAATTTTTCCGGCCGGTCGTCGAGTCCCGGCGCGAGCAGCGAGACGAATTGGGGCGTCAGCGTCCAGACGATGGCGAGCAATATGATCTGCGAGGCAAGGAGCAGCGTGTACACTTCTCCGGCGAATTCCTCGGCCGCCGCGTCGCCCTTCTGCTCGATCGCCATCGAATAAGATGGAACGAAAGCCGCGTTGAACGCGCCTTCGCCAAAGATCGCGCGAAAGCTGTTAGGCAGCCGCTGGGCGATGAAGAAGGCGTCCGAGACAGCGCCGGCGCCCATGATCGCCGACTGCATGGCGAGCGACAGAAAGCCCGTCACGCGCGAGAGCAGGGTGAAGCCGCCAACCGAGAGCAGATTGCGAATCATCGCAATCGTCCTATCAGGATTCGGTTAAGCCTGCGCTCCCGTCAGTGCTGCGGGCAGTGCAGGGAGTATCCGCCGGCGATCGTGGCAAGCTCGTCGCCTTCGCCCCGCGACCAGCGAATGTTGGCGCTGCGTCGGCATTTGTCGGAAATGTCGGCTCGGCGCTCATATGTGGCGACATCCTGATCCGCATCGACCGTGAATCCGTCGTCGCGCAGTTCATCAATGAGATCGTCGACTTCCGTCGAACCCACGTGAAAGCGTTGGGCGAGCCGCGCCTGGAAGACCCGCTGATCGGCCTCGGTTTTCGATTCGGGGAGGCCGTCGAGCAGGGTCGGCAGGGCGGGGGCCGCCACGAAGCGCCACATGCGGACGCCGAAGGCGGCGAATAGCGCAATCAGGGCCGCGGCGATCAAGAGGTTTCTGCCGCGCAATGGCGAACGGCGCTCGGTGTTCATGGATTCACGCCTCGTCCCTTCGTGCCGTCGCAGCGCGTGACGCATCTGTGAAAGCCCGCTTTCAGTTTGTCGACGCCCTAGTCGCCCGCTTTGCTGTTGGTTACTTCGTTCTCGCCCAGCCTCTCGGCGACGAGATAGAGCGGCCTTCCCTTTACCTCATTGAAGATGCGGGCGACATACTCGCCGAGCACGCCAAGCGAAATCAGCTGAACGCCGGAGAAGAAGGCGATCGAGACCACCAGAGTGGGAAAACCCGGCGTGTCCACGCCAAAAACCATGGTGCGGGCCCAATAGTAGACGGCCATCGCGATCGCGAAGGCGGAAATCGCTAGGCCTACATAGGTCCACACCTTGAGCGGAATCGACGAAAAGGACATCAGCCCGTCGAGCGCAAATCGCGCAAGCCGAAAGAAATTAAATTTTGACGTTCCGCCAGCGCGGTCTTCGACGAAGAAGGGAACGCCGATCGATTTGAATCCGATCCAGGCGAAGAGGCCCTTATTGAAGCGCGCGCGCTCGCGCATCGACAGCAGCGCGTCGACCGCCCGCCGGTCGAGAAGGCGGAAGTCGCCGGCGCCTGGCGGCAGGCGCACATCGCCAAAGTCCTCCAGCAAACGGTAAAAAACATGCGTGAACGCCGCGCGCAGCTTGGGATCGGTCGCTCGGTCGATGCGCTCTCCGTAGACGTTCTTGTAGCCTTCCCGCCACTTCTCGATGAACAGCGGGATGACTTCCGGCGGGTGTTGCAGGTCGGCGTCCATGATGACGACCGCGCGTCCCAGCGTATCGTCAAGCCCGGCGACGATCGCCACCTCCTTGCCGAAGTTGCGGGAAAGCGACAGGGCGCGAAAGCGCGGCTCCTCGACGCAGAGGTCGCGCAATATCTCCAGACTCTCGTCGCTGGAGCCGTCATCGACGAAGATCGCTTCATAGGAGACGTCGCATGCGTCGACGGCCGGAGCGAGTCTGGCCGCGAGAGAGCGAAGATTTTGCGCTTCGTTGAAGACGGGGATCACGAGCGATATATCGGGCCTGTTCATGGCGGCGTTTAAACCAATATTTATAGGCGGAGCATAGGATTAACGGGCGCAGCATAGGCGAAGTCGTCGGGCGGCGCAGGGAGCAGGCTATGGTTGAAAACCAGATTGTTGCGGTTTGCGCGGACGATTACAGCCTGTCTTATGGGGTGAGCGCCGGCATTTTGGAAGCGCTCGACGCGGGGAGGCTCACTGCGGTTTCGGCTTTGGTGAATGGCCCCCGCTGGCCCGCCATGGGGCTAGAGCTGTCTCGCCGCGGGCGAAACGCGGACGTTGGCCTGCATTTCAATCTCACCCTCGGGCGGCCTCTTTCGTCCATGCCGCAGTTCGCGCCCAATGGAGAGTTTCCCCCGCTTTCCAAAGTTGTCCAGATGGCTTTCGGCCGGCGGTTGCCAATGGACGAGATTCGCACAGAGATCGATCGTCAGTTCGACCGCTTCGAAGCGGTGATCGACCGCCCGCCGGACCATGTCGACGGCCACCAGCACATACACGTCCTTCCCGGCATCAGGACGGCGCTGCTTGACGCGATGGAGGCGCGAAAGCTTGGCGGCCGGGCCTGGGTTCGCGACGCCGGGGATGGCTTACACCGCATTCTCGTGCGCGGAGCCAATGCCCGCAAGGCGCTCTCTGCGCTCTCGTTGGCCGGCGGCTTTCGCCGGGAGGTGCGCCAGCGCGGCTTCGGCGTCAACGATGGCTTCGCCGGATTCTCGAATTTCCATCCGAGCTTCGATTACGCGAAGATCTTTCAGAGCTACCTTCGAGCGCCCGGCAGCAGACATCTCATCATGTGCCATCCTGGCCATGTGGACGAAGAGCTTCGAAGGCTCGATCCGGTGACGATCACGCGCGAGCAGGAGCTTGCTTTCCTGCTGTCGACTCGACTGCCGGAGATGCTGGAGAAGCGCGGCCTGCGTTTGGGTCGTCTATCGCAGGCGAACCGGAACCTAAGCGCCGAGCAAACGGCGGCTCAGTAGATCCCTTCAAATGAGATCGGCGCCCGTTTCTTGCCGTCCTCCAAATAGATGTCTTTCGAGAACGACGCGCGTCGGCGGTTGAAGGCCTGCAGCCACCATCCGTCGCCCAGTGGATCGAAGACCGGCGCGTCGGTTCGGCGGAAGATCGCGGTCGAGCCGACAAACTCCACCTTTTCGAACATCTGATCTTCGCTCAGGAAGTCCGCGAGCCGGCTGATGGTTGGGATATGAATATCGTCGACGACGAGCAGCCCACCCATCTTCAGGTGCGGGTAGAAGTAGTAATATTCGAGTTCGGGGAACGGAAAGCCGTGCGGACCGTCGATCAGGACAAGGTCGTAGCGAAAATGGTCGTCGTGTCGCGGCAGCGTGAGCTGAGTTGGCCCAAAGACAAGGTCGAGGCGGTCCGAACGCGTCGCGGGACAGTTCATGAAGTAGTCGACGCTTGACGCGTCTTGTCCACGATCGTCAAAGCAGAAAACCTTGTGCCGTTCGGCGATGCGCGAAAGAAAGATCGTGGATTTTCCGCAGCCGGTTTCGGCCGAGAAGATCTGCGTTCCGGTCAGCAGCCGCTCGATGCGCAGCAAAGTGCGAAGCGGCATCGATCCCGCGCTATGGGCGTAGCCGAAGGCGCGCTCATAGTCCCCGATTTCGGCGGCGAGGCTTTTGTCGCGCGTCGCCTCGGCGCGAAGCGGCGGCGGCATTGAAGAGATTGGAGAGCTCCAAAGCCTTCGCCGCACGCGATTGATCAACTTTCGGGCGAAGAACGAGGGCATGGCTCCTGATGTTTCTCAAGGGTCCGCGAAAGGTTGACGGCTTATAGCAGCGCAAGCCTCGCCAAGGAAGCGATCGGCCGCAGCCAGCCGCTTATGTCCCTCTGACGAATAAATTCATACGAATTCAACGTCTAAACCGAAATCGAAGACTGGGGCGGAGTGCGTCAGCGCGCCAACGGAAATAAAGTCGACGCCGGTTTTCGCAATTTCCGCCACGCTCGCGAGCGTGACGCCGCCCGAGGCTTCACAGATCATCCGGCCGCCGACGAGCGCCACGGCGCTGCGCAGATCGTCGAGCGTCATATTGTCCAGCAGCACGGCGTCCGCCCCCTCGTCGAGGGCCTCGCGCAACTGGTCGAGCGTATCGACTTCGATCTCGACTTTGACGAGATGGCCGATATTCCGCTTGGCGGCTCTGAGCGCCGGGAGAACGCCGCCTGCGATGGCGACGTGATTATCCTTGATGAGCACGGCGTCATCGAGGCCGAAGCGGTGATTGACGCCGCCGCCGCATCGCACGGCGTATTTCTCAAAGGCGCGCAACAAGGGCGTCGTTTTGCGGGTGTCGCAGATTCGCGCGGATGTGCCGGCGATGGCGCTGACGTAGCGCGCCGTGAGCGTGGCGACGCCCGACAGCCGGCCAAGAAAATTGAGCGCCACACGCTCGGCGGAAAGAATGGGCTGGGCCGGGCCGGAAATTATCGCTGCCAGCGTTCCCGGCTCGACGCGGGCGCCATCGGCCGCCTGCGCTTCGAAGATGATCTCTCGGTCCATCAGCGCGAAGGCGGCGCGCGCCGCCTGAAGTCCGGCGACCACCCCCGAGTCGCGCGCGACGATCCCCGCCCTGGCCTGCGCGCCCAAGGGGATCGTCGCCTGCGTCGTGACGTCGCCGGCGCGCCCCAAATCTTCGGCGAGCGCGGCGCGAACCGCCTCCTCGATCAGCAGCGGGGGCAAATCGGGGATCATGACTTAAACCTCGTCGGCGATGCGCAGGACGGCGTCGAGCGTCGTGAGCGAGCGGCGCGCGAGCGCCGGGACGGGCTGCGGAAAGTCG
Above is a genomic segment from Methylocystis rosea containing:
- a CDS encoding TrmH family RNA methyltransferase encodes the protein MTRRPPPKDRSGHERGRRTTVARSETRSPFRAASPDLVTLYGAHAVRAALTARKRKLLTLYATDTALPRINELAQAAGLEPRLVDSRDLERRLGADAVHQGLLLEARPLPEADISDIVNVSGVVLALDQITDPHNVGAILRTACAYNVDAVIVTERHSPEFSGVLAKAASGALEFVTIVSVVNLARALDDLAERGYARVGLDSDGAESLSTLTLSKPLVLALGAEGKGLRRLTRERCDAVARLDLPGPIKSLNVSNACAAALSVVTTRLG
- a CDS encoding 4-(cytidine 5'-diphospho)-2-C-methyl-D-erythritol kinase is translated as MLTTRAPAKINLTLHVLGRREDGYHALESLVAFSGAGDTLSFTPDDALSLEISGPTSSAAGAGDDNLVLRAARRLAEEIKGLRLGRFRLEKRLPVAAGIGGGSSDAAAALRLLAKANHLAPDDPRILAVARAIGSDVPVCLDPRARMMRGAGETLGEPIRLPLLPAVLINPGAPVATGPVFAALGLRPGALREGAAHADIAARPGADELLAALAKGRNDLEDAACLQAPVIVDALAMLRGARGCRLARMSGSGATCFALFSARREAVRAASVIRAQHPGWWVKTAVLR
- a CDS encoding cupin domain-containing protein encodes the protein MSEALSYEEIVDLLALEPNATCGFVRITYTSKLSLGADALPAPFARSGPVGSALYFLVTPHAPVRLHRIRNDQLYHYYLGDPLELFMLHGDGSTERVVVGPDLRAGQRVQLLIPGDTFHTARLLGGGRWFLGASTEWPGVTPQDVEIGDLDLLASKYPGVAAEIRSIAASVKSVPIPAGQPR
- a CDS encoding invasion associated locus B family protein, whose protein sequence is MLRDSRTRSRLLLAVAAIGLAIAFAFDAAEAKPKPGAEDAPAEDASGKANKRKPAKNEKAEKAEKPADKGSDKPEQLGNFGEWGAYAAQSGRNRTCYALGQPKERTPKAKLKDATAYIFISTRPAENIHNEVAINLGYATKDGSAAVADIDGDSYELITKGTNAWVKDQSREKEFVGALRGGAKLIVKAASSKGTSTTDSYSLKGMSDALARAVQECK
- the ubiG gene encoding bifunctional 2-polyprenyl-6-hydroxyphenol methylase/3-demethylubiquinol 3-O-methyltransferase UbiG yields the protein MPQQSAPHSASVDPEDVARFNRLAELWWDKNGKMGILHEINPIRVAYIRDHVRRLIRHDAGALNAPGDRPLEGVRIADIGCGGGILSESLAQLGAQVTGVDPATNNIAIAKRHAETSGLDIDYRNITAEDLAAAGEQFDAVAALEVIEHVEGPREFVAMLGRLLKPGGLLFLATIDRTTKSYLLAIVAAEYVLGWVPKGTHNHDKFIRPDELSSWVRQGGMREIDRVGMSFQPLTRSWRKSHDTDVNYLMAARKEG
- a CDS encoding aspartate kinase, encoding MSRLVMKFGGTSVATVERIHNVARHVKREVDAGREVAVVVSAMAGKTNELVAWCKEAAPLCDQREYDAVVASGEQVTAGLLAMALQKAGVPARSWLGWQAPIYTNCTHGAARIESIDGSGIIEGLNRGEVAVIAGFQGVHRETGRITTLGRGGSDTSAVAIAAAIKASRCDIYTDVDGVYTTDPRVVPKARRMDKIAFEEMLEMASLGAKVLQVRSVEVAMVHGVPTYVRSSFDDPENPGQGTLICNEEDIVEAQVVTGIAFSRDEAQITLRGVADKPGVAAAVFMPLAEAGINVDMIVQVVSEEGMTDMTFTVGTADYERAFAIIEKVKDAIGFASITGEKDVAKISAIGIGMRSHAGVAAEAFRALSQKGVNIRAITTSEIKFSVLIDEAYTELAVRTLHSLYGLDAA
- a CDS encoding DUF2267 domain-containing protein; the encoded protein is MDELVARVSAALGVDAEVARTAVGLVLGFLQKESRDGAVSELLDKLPGAPEAIQSAESVGGGGGLGGLMGGMGGLMGLAAKLNGAGVDMSQIPKLGHEIFGYAEEQVGPEKLREIVDSIPGIAQFV
- the murJ gene encoding murein biosynthesis integral membrane protein MurJ, which produces MIRNLLSVGGFTLLSRVTGFLSLAMQSAIMGAGAVSDAFFIAQRLPNSFRAIFGEGAFNAAFVPSYSMAIEQKGDAAAEEFAGEVYTLLLASQIILLAIVWTLTPQFVSLLAPGLDDRPEKFELAVNLTRITFPYLLFITLFVLHMGALNARGRFALPAFAPNLMNFSVMAALAVAFLFPNAGYAASWGITISGVLELGLLMWQARRIGVLQRLRKPHWARVRDFFIRLGPAIIGSASPQIAVLADTILSSMLPDGGVSSISYAERLYQLPVGVIGIAAGTVLLPEMSRRLAAGDEAGAHHAQSRTMALTVALAAPFFIAFDTIPELIVAGLFQRGKFSAADAYAAGDVLAAYGAGLMALVLIASARASFQARGDTRTPMLIALAALAANVALKIVLFRPLGAVGLATATSVGLWINLAALVGLALAQEGMRFDAVFVKTLGATFVACAFLAAVAIFGRSSALALGAHFGALANLVALTALALVGALVYAGVLLGALRASGVTIASLRR
- a CDS encoding glycosyltransferase family 2 protein; its protein translation is MNRPDISLVIPVFNEAQNLRSLAARLAPAVDACDVSYEAIFVDDGSSDESLEILRDLCVEEPRFRALSLSRNFGKEVAIVAGLDDTLGRAVVIMDADLQHPPEVIPLFIEKWREGYKNVYGERIDRATDPKLRAAFTHVFYRLLEDFGDVRLPPGAGDFRLLDRRAVDALLSMRERARFNKGLFAWIGFKSIGVPFFVEDRAGGTSKFNFFRLARFALDGLMSFSSIPLKVWTYVGLAISAFAIAMAVYYWARTMVFGVDTPGFPTLVVSIAFFSGVQLISLGVLGEYVARIFNEVKGRPLYLVAERLGENEVTNSKAGD